From the Candidatus Binatia bacterium genome, one window contains:
- the cas1 gene encoding CRISPR-associated endonuclease Cas1, whose translation NVLLSLGYTLLANAVETAVQVVGLDPYLGALHDVAYGRPSLVCDLMEEYRSVIVDPMVVACLNQRAFTPDDFEGAGEGEPVRFKRPALRWFVELFERRIRGEVLYAPRNQRLTYRQVIEEQVRQFARYLMGAEEQYRPLAVR comes from the coding sequence GAACGTGTTGTTGTCGTTGGGGTACACGTTGCTGGCGAACGCGGTGGAGACCGCCGTGCAGGTTGTGGGGCTGGACCCGTATCTCGGGGCATTGCACGACGTGGCGTACGGGCGGCCTTCGTTGGTGTGCGATCTGATGGAGGAGTACAGGAGTGTGATTGTGGACCCGATGGTGGTGGCGTGTTTGAATCAGCGGGCGTTTACGCCGGACGATTTCGAGGGGGCTGGCGAGGGGGAGCCGGTCCGGTTCAAGCGACCGGCGTTACGGTGGTTTGTGGAGTTATTCGAGCGGCGGATTCGGGGCGAGGTGCTGTACGCGCCGCGCAACCAGCGTCTGACGTACCGGCAGGTCATCGAGGAGCAGGTGCGGCAATTCGCACGCTATCTTATGGGTGCGGAGGAGCAGTACCGGCCCCTGGCAGTGCGCTAA